Genomic DNA from Setaria italica strain Yugu1 chromosome V, Setaria_italica_v2.0, whole genome shotgun sequence:
ACCAATGAATAATgaattttgttttccttttgagaTTTATGAATAAATGATTAAGAATGCAACGCTCGTCATTTGATTAAGCTGTCCTATTTGGATAGACGTTGCTTCTCTCTATGATATGACGAGCTGATCCATTGATGCTATCTTTTTTATTGCCTGTTGGCTGTTGTTCCAGGTTAGGAAACGCCTTGTTTTAACTGTTAAGAATACCGCTGTTTGTGTTTGATACGTGAATTAGATATGCGctcatcttttttcttttttcctgatGGAACTTAGAAACGCGTCTTAGAAGGCGGCATGGCTGCAGTATTCAGAATTGTCAGTCTGTTTAAATTGCCCGAGTTCAAGTGATCAGGTTAGACCTCTTCGGTCATGAACACATTTCTCCTCAAAATGGATCAAACAAGGTGACAGTAAGCAATGGAAGCTTCTCCACAAGTTGATGGAGAACAGGGAGCCGAATTACATTCAGGTCCAGTCTGCTAAATTGCACGTTTTCCTCGAGTTCAACTCATCAGACATTCAGATTACCAAACCTGTTTGGTCGAAGGACACATGTTTTCCACCAAAAATGGTTTAAATCCCTTGACAATTAGCAATGGGTGCTTCTCCACACATGGATAGAGAAAATGAACTGACAATGAACCAAATCCAGAGGTTTCTCTTAACAAATCGAGATGCAATGTGATCATGGACCACAGGAAAACAGACGAACAAAATAGGCGATGCCGCCGACTACACGAACACAACTGGTGTGAATGGAGACGACGACTAGTCTTGCTTGCACTCTCGCAGTCTTGGCTTTGCATATGCACACAACGAAGTACGGGTCAGCCTTGTCATCCTTCGATGAAGCCGGTCATCCGCAGCACGGAGTTGCGCAGGTGGCTGAGCTCGCGCGCCCGGCCCGGTCCCGACCGCAGCGCGAACGCCGCCCccccctccggccgccgccgcgagacCAGCACGTGCGGCGGCACCATCGTGCCGttccggccgccgtcctcgtcgtcgtcgtcgccgccgctccggAGGGCCGCCGAGCGCGCGGGCCTAGGAATGTCCACCGGCCGCGAGCCCGAGCGCCGCGGCGTTCCGTCGGGGGCTCCTCCCCGAGCCGGCGTCCcggaccgccgcggcggcgcgggcgacgagCTGCAGCTAGGCggcgcgtcgccggcgtcgtgggGCGCCTCTGGCCACAGCACCTCGGACTCGCAGAACTCCTCGGCATTCGCCATTGCCGTCGATTCGGTTCGCTCGCCTGCGCGCTTCGAGGTCGCTCTGGAGATCGGAAGTAGCTCAATTCGCCTGGCTTCTGGTGGACGAAAGGTTCTCGAGAGGCGGATGGGAGCGGGAGTGCGGGAGGGCGCGTATATATAGGCGCTGTGTGTTCGCTTCAGGCGTGGTAGCTTCCCGCGTACGGCAGCGGCGTTGTGGGAGACACGGGGAGAGGATGAGGGAAAATGCAGTAAGTTCTGCCAGGTCTGAATCAGATATTCAGATCGTACAGACTCGGATGGGTCAACAAAGGCTTTCGAATTTTGATCGAAATGGTTACACAATAGAAGAAGGTAACGCGTCAGACAAATGAGTTCGTGTCATCGTGTGTTTAACAACCGTCactttttttgagagagagagagagacagaaaCAACAGTCATTTTTGGCGGGGGGATTATCCTTTTCGCAGGACAAGATAGTACTGCGGCCAAACAACAGTCACTTGGAAGAAGTCTCCTCTGAAGCATCAAGCACCTCATCAGCCCGGCGTGAACCCTGATGCGTGAAACTCCAATGGATATACATAAACTATTGTTATGTCAGATTCTCTAGCCTCTCAACACGTCGGCAAACTTTCCAGGTAGTTCGATCTgccgcgcaggcgcaggcgTTCGTTGGTCTTCGGCTGGGAGGCATACGGAATCTGGGGTGCAATGCTGGTCTCAGCTTGAACTTAATTATTAGCTCATGGCCTCATGCCATACAATATATACGATGGCTACGATCTCATTGATTTGGGAGTGGCGTCACTTGcgtgcggccgccggcgaggtgtgCGCGGCGCCCAGCCGGGCGGAGTAGCGCCCAAGCTTTTACAGGGTTGAGGAGGGTCCACGTGCCTGCACAAGACGCGTGTTCCATTTGAACCAGCAAAATGGAGAAAACCGAAACCGGCATGTAGCTAGCGTACGAACGGGGAAGAATATTTCAACTTCCACGAAGCGACACTTGGCAATGGGCACGATCCGCCCGCGTATGGGAGCGCGATCCGGGGAACGGTGGGCCCATCTCGCTGCGAGTCAATGATGGTTTATCACTACGCTACGGACAGCACCGATGATTGGAAGAAGCTTGTGCTCGAGGCTTCGGGGAAGGAGGACGTGGCGGCGGGTGGGCCTGCAGAAGTTTAAAATTGCAAAACGAAAATTCATTAAGTTGTTTGACATTGTCACTATAATTCATTTTGTTTATGAAACCTACTCACTACTCAATTTTGTCGCGAAACCTCCTCCCCGGCGCGAAGCAACAAAATGATTTATAGGGAGACGTCAAACTTCAATCTTACTGCCTGTTGCACTTTTTAGGAGTATATACGTATCAATTTCCTTACTACAAGGTGAGAATTGAACTTGGAACAGCCCTCCTCATATTggtttatctcttttttttcaccAGAAACAAAGCACATACGCACACACATCTACATTCCTATTAATGGAGTACACATCTCTCACGCAATTCCTGTGATGGTCTATATAATAGGTAGACCTTGAAATTAACAAAGTCATCTTAAGATCTCGCTGTTGACAAACACATCATTTATCATTGAAAGAATCCTTCTACACCGGTTGCACCATATAAGAAAATCTAACCAGCTTAAATTACAGTAGTAAGACTATGTATGCTGAAAGTTTCTTCCATTGCTCACAAATAAAGAAATGCCTGAACACATATAGAAAACTATTACCCAGAAATAAAGAAATGGCTGAACCCATATACCACAAAACtgggggcgccgcggcggcctctaGCTCATCACCGGAGGTCAGATCCGTGCTCCCCTGACCGGATCTGCTTCTCCCACCTCCGGATGTTCGTCCTCTCCCTTCGCTGCTGCCGATCGGCGTCCGTGTCGAGGGGGGGATGTGCCGCCGCCTGGAGGGCCGGCCCGAGCTCTACTGTCGCCCTGCTACTCCGAGTGCTCTAGGCCGGCAGTGTGGTGTAGGGAATAGGGTGCAGGCAAAAGCTTGTGCCTGTTTGCAGGCCGATGACGGCGATACCCTAGGGCGTCGTTTACCTTCTTCAAGTTGTTATCCGTGTGTCACACCAgttttaaaggcaaaatcaaatgaataaattatatgtaCGTCatgatcaagtttcacacatgcaaTGACTTCAGTAAATATAGACAGTGCCAAAacataaagagagtattaattgattacatgaccgaaagtctttaATTCGAATAGCAAAACGAGTCTTTATTCTAGCAGTAGAACTCcaacgatgacgacgactccacagacAATTAACTGGTGGcacacgtacgcctagaactcctcaaagtctttaagaacctcctcaaagtt
This window encodes:
- the LOC101753132 gene encoding uncharacterized protein LOC101753132 — encoded protein: MANAEEFCESEVLWPEAPHDAGDAPPSCSSSPAPPRRSGTPARGGAPDGTPRRSGSRPVDIPRPARSAALRSGGDDDDEDGGRNGTMVPPHVLVSRRRPEGGAAFALRSGPGRARELSHLRNSVLRMTGFIEG